The nucleotide window CAGGGGCTCGGGCACGCGAGCTTCATCCTCAAGCACGAGGAGTACATGCATCTGCGCGACGATCCGAACTCAGATTGGGCGTTCTGCCCGATCAACGAAGGGACTTACGAGGTGCTCTTCGACCTGTACAAGGACGCGATCGAAGCTACGCCGGGTGCGCAGTACCTGCACATCGGCGGCGACGAGGTCAACGTAGGCAAGAGCGATCTGGCGAAGGCGTCCGGGCTCGACCCCCTCGGATTGCACCTGCACTGGCTGAACCGGGTCAACGATTTCCTGAAGAGCGAAGGCCGAACCGCGATCATGTGGGACGACATGCCGCTGAAGCACGGCGGGGTGTACCAGTCGACTTACGACGGATCGTTCGATGTTGACCGCGCCTCGGCTCTTTGGGCTGAAAACCGCGAAAAGCTCGACCAAGTGGTTAAGGGGTTCCCGTCCGATGCGGTCTATATGCGCTGGAACTACAGCGGGCCGGGGCTGCCGGGGAACAACATGGCGCTGGACTGGTACGCCGAGAGCGGGCTGAAGGCGATGGCCGCGACCGCCGCGCAGACGCGCTGGACGATATTTCCGCGCAACAACGGCAACGTCGGCCCGATCCGCGAGTTCTGCCGGATGACCGCCGAGCGCGGGCTCGACGGCATCCTCTGCACAGCCTGGGACGACGACTCGCCGCACATGGCGTTCTACTGGCGCGGCTGGACGGTGTTCGCCGATTTCTCCTGGTCGCCGGAGGGACGTGAGGAGGAGGAGGCGCTGCTGGCGTTCGCTCAGCGGGCTTATGGGATCGAGGCTGCCGAAGACGCATACCTGGGTTACAAAATCCTAGACAAGGCGATGAATTTCTGGGACACCGCCCTGATCACTGCGGGCCGCCGCAACGTCGCCCAAGAGGCGACGATGAACAGCATCATCGATCTGCCGACACTTGACAACCGGGAGGAGTGGCTTGAGAAGCACGCCGACCGGTTGACGCGTGCCGATCTCGTCCACCCGGAATCCAGGGAATCGATGACCGTGCTCTACGGCGCCTGGCAGGACGCGACCCGTAACCAGTACGAGCTCCTCCTAGCGTCTTGGCTTGCAAACGTGCAGCACTGGAGCGTCTGGATCCTGAGAACGCTGAGAGACTGGGCAGAAGATGCGAGCCAGCGCAACGCCGAGTGGCTTCGCAGAATCGCGGACATGTTCGATTTTGTTTGGAGCCATTTCCTTGAGACGTACGAAGATAAGCGCATCCTCAACAACCCGCCCGGCTACATCCTCGACCAGAACCACCACGCGCACCAGGCGAACAGCAGCAACGGCCCGGAGTGGATGATCGCCGTGGAGCTCAAGTTCCGCGACAAAGTCCTCGAGTGGCTGAAGGACAAGTAATTTGGGAGTGCGGTGCTTTAGCACCGCTTTTACCGGCGCACGGTCTAAGAGTGTCGGCGATTTACCGCCATATCGAGCCAAGCGCTTGCCCATCCGCACGGACAAACCCTATCGGGCCTGACCGTGGCACACGGAAACAGCACGGCCTGCCCTTCGGGTCAGACCGTGGCACCCAGTTGTGGTGCGGGTCTCCAGACCTGCACGGGCCGTGGCACCCGGATGGGGCTTGATAAACACGCAATCCGTTTCTCGTTACCCGTCTCGCGCAAAGGACGAACGGCGCGGAAGCCCGTGAGTCCGTGAGTGGCGAAATGCTGTTTGTGCGGAAAGGACTTTTATCGTTGGACCCCTCATCCTCGCCTTCTCCCTCAAAGGGAGAAGGAACAGTTTGCAGCTGGCGGAACGCTCGACCCTCTACGTGAAAACGAACGGCGCGGGGCCCGTGTGTCGGTGGCTGGTGCGGCTCGCGGGGACGCTCGCCCTCCCATTGCGAACAAATCCGAACCAATCCGAACCAACCCGAACCAACCCGAACCCCTCCCCGATTACGTCGCTTCGCTCCTCTTTGGCGCCGACGGAGCAGCGCCCTCCATTTTATGGGTACTGCTTTACCAGCTTCAGCACGTCGCGGAACTTGTGGTGGTCGGCGGAGCCCATCCATTCGTAAGCGATCGACTCGGTGTGCGCAATCGTCACGCCTGCGTCGCGGAGGCGCTTGACGCCGATCCTGTGCCTGTCCTTGGCGCGCGCGGAGACCGCGTCGGTGCAGACGACCGGCTCGAATCCGTTCGCGAGCAAGTGGTGCGCGGTCTGGCTGATGCAGATGTGGGTCTCGATCCCTACCATCACGACCTGGTGCCTGTCGAAGCCGTCGAGGGCCGAACTGAACGGTTCAAAATCCCAGCACGAGAACGTCATCTTGCCTAGGGCTTGCTT belongs to Armatimonadota bacterium and includes:
- a CDS encoding family 20 glycosylhydrolase, whose product is MLGLLLLVTGFKSELPEPFAIVPEPKYYVPATGEGVEPNSLRSIELPAEATDLVLPYNLDHLIRAQASARVLTSIHDLDLPGDEGYRLQIMPGTVIIVGESAAGVFYGLQTLAQLAEDATEAGIAIPGMMIQDWPDIPYRAVHFDTKHHLDTIDTYYDAIDRLANLKVNAIVWEFEDKLRYRRQPKVGADHAISIEQMQALTRYARKRFIEISPLVQGLGHASFILKHEEYMHLRDDPNSDWAFCPINEGTYEVLFDLYKDAIEATPGAQYLHIGGDEVNVGKSDLAKASGLDPLGLHLHWLNRVNDFLKSEGRTAIMWDDMPLKHGGVYQSTYDGSFDVDRASALWAENREKLDQVVKGFPSDAVYMRWNYSGPGLPGNNMALDWYAESGLKAMAATAAQTRWTIFPRNNGNVGPIREFCRMTAERGLDGILCTAWDDDSPHMAFYWRGWTVFADFSWSPEGREEEEALLAFAQRAYGIEAAEDAYLGYKILDKAMNFWDTALITAGRRNVAQEATMNSIIDLPTLDNREEWLEKHADRLTRADLVHPESRESMTVLYGAWQDATRNQYELLLASWLANVQHWSVWILRTLRDWAEDASQRNAEWLRRIADMFDFVWSHFLETYEDKRILNNPPGYILDQNHHAHQANSSNGPEWMIAVELKFRDKVLEWLKDK
- a CDS encoding isochorismatase family protein; this encodes MLAKLENSILVVVDMQPKFLDGIHHRDKIVERVKFIIETARLLEVPVIATEQNPDRMGKTDESIAALIDKQALGKMTFSCWDFEPFSSALDGFDRHQVVMVGIETHICISQTAHHLLANGFEPVVCTDAVSARAKDRHRIGVKRLRDAGVTIAHTESIAYEWMGSADHHKFRDVLKLVKQYP